A stretch of Candidatus Brocadiaceae bacterium DNA encodes these proteins:
- a CDS encoding DUF1566 domain-containing protein: MQKKYDQGNTRKKSQPCSNRKSPFWLLCVLSGTLVSVIISLVILVLMHTKDRSKRSDGSASTISTLKSTVNSQNTTNAGITFRKIPVNELSPEMVQVVLLDKGFFDSGRNSSGPGFIHEFEILNSGKVVHDRACGLTWQQSGSQENMTFQEAKRYIMKLNNNRFADSGDWRLPTLEESMSLMEPTKKNGNLHISPLFNQSQRSIWTSDSRRSSLPWVIWFDSGYCDYVYNDSNVRHHVRAVR; encoded by the coding sequence ATGCAGAAAAAATATGATCAAGGCAACACACGTAAAAAATCTCAACCCTGTTCAAACAGGAAGAGTCCGTTCTGGTTGCTTTGTGTGCTTTCCGGGACCCTTGTTTCTGTTATCATCAGTTTGGTTATACTGGTCCTTATGCACACTAAAGATCGGTCGAAAAGGAGTGACGGCAGTGCCTCTACTATTTCTACCCTAAAGAGCACCGTGAATTCGCAAAATACAACAAATGCCGGTATAACGTTTCGCAAAATTCCTGTAAATGAGTTGTCTCCTGAAATGGTACAGGTTGTACTTCTTGATAAGGGTTTTTTTGATTCAGGCAGGAATTCCTCTGGCCCTGGATTTATTCATGAGTTTGAAATACTAAATAGTGGAAAGGTTGTTCATGACCGTGCCTGTGGTTTGACGTGGCAACAATCAGGTTCTCAGGAGAATATGACTTTTCAAGAAGCGAAGCGCTATATTATGAAACTAAACAATAATAGATTTGCGGACTCTGGTGACTGGCGCCTGCCGACACTGGAAGAGTCGATGTCTTTAATGGAACCGACAAAAAAGAATGGCAATCTTCATATTTCTCCATTGTTTAATCAATCGCAGCGGAGCATCTGGACCTCTGATTCTAGAAGATCTTCGCTACCTTGGGTTATCTGGTTTGACTCCGGTTACTGCGATTACGTCTACAATGATAGCAATGTTCGGCATCACGTGCGCGCCGTTCGATAA